In Chryseobacterium gleum, a single genomic region encodes these proteins:
- a CDS encoding alpha/beta fold hydrolase, whose product MEKHAISSDGQKIHYKESGNGNTTLIFIHGWLGNTEWWEGQRKYLKNQYHIVLMDLAGHGKSDSSRKEWTSARYADDIKAVADAVHAREIILVGHSMSGAYVLEASLKIPAVKAIILIDTLKNLDESFTEQQAEEVLSQYRKDFKYTVESFLPQFLFAEGTPPDVKERVQREFLQNEPELAINALWPLYKTDFKTIAKQIQVPVIAINSDASPTHLENNRKYLKNYDYVTIEGVGHYPMLEKPEEFNRILDQVIKRLD is encoded by the coding sequence ATGGAAAAACACGCAATCTCATCAGATGGACAGAAAATTCATTATAAAGAATCAGGCAACGGAAATACAACTTTAATTTTTATCCATGGATGGCTCGGCAACACCGAGTGGTGGGAAGGTCAGAGGAAATATTTAAAAAACCAATATCATATTGTTTTGATGGATCTTGCCGGACACGGAAAATCTGATTCATCCAGAAAAGAATGGACAAGTGCCCGATATGCCGATGATATTAAAGCCGTTGCTGATGCTGTTCATGCCCGGGAAATAATTCTTGTGGGACATTCAATGTCCGGAGCCTATGTTTTGGAAGCTTCTTTGAAAATTCCGGCTGTAAAAGCTATAATTCTGATAGATACATTGAAAAACCTCGACGAATCATTTACTGAGCAGCAAGCTGAAGAAGTGCTCTCTCAATACAGGAAAGACTTCAAATACACTGTGGAAAGCTTTCTGCCGCAATTTTTATTTGCAGAAGGAACTCCACCGGATGTAAAAGAAAGAGTACAGCGCGAATTCCTTCAAAATGAACCTGAATTGGCCATCAATGCTCTGTGGCCTTTATATAAAACAGACTTCAAAACAATTGCAAAACAGATTCAGGTACCCGTTATAGCTATTAATTCAGATGCTTCTCCCACGCATTTGGAAAACAACCGGAAATATCTGAAAAACTATGATTATGTAACCATTGAAGGCGTTGGGCATTACCCTATGCTGGAAAAGCCGGAAGAGTTTAACAGGATACTTGATCAGGTCATAAAAAGATTAGACTAA
- a CDS encoding DUF2200 domain-containing protein: protein MQNTRIFAMPFASVYPHYIQKAERKGRTKSEVHEIIFWLTGYNEKELQELLDHKTDLKTFFEKAPRINPNVSLIKGLICGYRVEEIEDELMRNIRYLDKLIDELAKGKKMEKILRNA from the coding sequence ATGCAGAATACCCGAATTTTCGCAATGCCTTTTGCAAGTGTTTATCCACATTACATTCAAAAAGCGGAAAGAAAAGGACGTACAAAATCAGAAGTTCATGAGATTATATTCTGGCTAACCGGATATAATGAAAAAGAACTTCAGGAACTATTAGATCATAAAACTGATCTGAAAACATTTTTCGAAAAAGCTCCCCGGATCAATCCGAATGTTTCACTGATCAAAGGTCTCATTTGCGGATATCGTGTGGAGGAAATTGAAGATGAACTGATGAGAAATATACGATATCTGGATAAATTGATTGATGAGCTGGCAAAAGGAAAGAAAATGGAGAAAATATTAAGAAATGCCTGA
- the ribB gene encoding 3,4-dihydroxy-2-butanone-4-phosphate synthase, with protein MEKLLEQFGANSRERVEKALTTLQQGKGILLVDDENRENEGDIIFPASTITEQDMALLIRECSGIVCLCISEEKSRHLNLRPMVETNNSKNQTAFTISIEAREGVESGVSAKDRVTTIRTAVASDAQAEHIASPGHVFPLIARKGGVFERRGHTEGSVDLVKMANLGDDAVLCELTNEDGSMARLPEIVDFANRKGMSVVTIEDIYAYRKMVMSN; from the coding sequence ATGGAAAAATTATTGGAACAATTCGGAGCAAACTCCAGAGAACGTGTAGAAAAAGCACTTACAACGTTACAGCAGGGAAAAGGTATTCTTTTAGTAGATGATGAAAACCGCGAAAATGAAGGTGATATCATCTTTCCCGCTTCCACAATTACAGAACAGGACATGGCGCTTCTGATCCGCGAATGCAGCGGCATCGTCTGCCTATGCATTTCTGAGGAAAAAAGCCGTCACCTCAACCTTCGTCCGATGGTGGAAACCAACAACTCAAAAAACCAGACCGCATTCACAATTTCCATTGAAGCCAGAGAAGGCGTAGAGTCCGGTGTTTCAGCCAAAGACCGTGTCACAACAATCAGAACAGCTGTAGCATCAGATGCACAGGCAGAGCATATTGCAAGTCCTGGCCACGTTTTTCCTCTGATCGCCAGAAAAGGTGGTGTATTTGAAAGACGCGGTCATACCGAAGGCAGTGTAGATCTTGTAAAAATGGCTAATCTGGGTGACGATGCCGTACTTTGTGAACTGACAAACGAAGACGGCTCTATGGCAAGACTTCCTGAAATTGTGGACTTTGCCAACAGAAAAGGGATGAGCGTGGTGACCATCGAAGATATTTATGCTTACCGCAAAATGGTAATGAGCAATTAA
- a CDS encoding T9SS type A sorting domain-containing protein: MKKSLLLLLGASAMFSAQITLTKAANDPIAGNVVNYNIVNGGVNNSATGANTTFSNGGLTMGASSQTTYLTPTSAEITTFPGSTIKMLDGTTTVYYKASSTKLEITGIVNPQATLNFSVDNGTYISYPLTYGPAQNDTAKGIFSSSSANGLFSGTMTAIADAYGTLIIGNQTYSNVLRVKYTQNFNLYPSFDVTYSNSIGTLTNTAYAYYDASHRYALLSSTSGNISIPLLSISQTVATALALNETFLSTSNAVKKENLTVYPNPAQDFIGFKGNTDNYSKANIYSLDGKLVKTSDIKSGNVQISDLPPASYFIEISGKNTTDTKNTKFIKK; encoded by the coding sequence ATGAAAAAATCTTTACTCCTTTTATTAGGAGCATCTGCCATGTTCTCTGCGCAGATTACGCTTACAAAAGCAGCCAATGACCCTATTGCCGGGAATGTTGTTAATTACAATATTGTAAACGGAGGCGTAAATAACTCCGCAACTGGTGCTAATACAACATTTTCAAATGGAGGACTTACGATGGGAGCTTCATCACAAACAACCTATTTGACGCCAACTTCTGCTGAAATCACAACTTTTCCTGGTTCAACCATTAAAATGTTAGATGGAACAACAACTGTTTACTACAAAGCTTCTTCTACCAAACTGGAAATCACGGGAATTGTAAACCCTCAGGCCACCCTGAACTTTAGTGTGGACAACGGTACCTATATCAGTTATCCACTAACTTACGGACCTGCACAAAACGACACAGCCAAAGGAATATTTTCTTCATCTTCCGCCAACGGATTGTTCAGCGGGACAATGACTGCCATTGCTGACGCGTATGGAACCCTGATTATAGGAAATCAAACATACAGCAACGTGCTTAGAGTAAAATATACACAGAATTTTAATCTGTATCCGTCTTTTGATGTTACTTATTCTAACTCTATAGGAACACTTACCAATACTGCTTATGCGTATTATGATGCTTCTCACAGATATGCGCTGCTAAGTTCTACAAGTGGAAATATCAGTATTCCATTGTTGAGCATTAGCCAGACAGTAGCCACTGCATTAGCTTTGAACGAAACATTCCTGTCAACCAGCAATGCCGTGAAAAAAGAAAATCTGACTGTTTATCCTAACCCTGCACAGGACTTTATTGGTTTTAAAGGAAATACGGATAATTATTCCAAAGCAAATATTTACAGTCTGGACGGAAAGCTGGTTAAAACGTCAGATATAAAATCCGGAAACGTACAGATCTCAGATCTTCCGCCAGCGTCTTACTTCATTGAGATCAGTGGAAAAAATACTACAGACACCAAAAATACAAAATTCATCAAGAAATAA
- a CDS encoding TonB-dependent receptor domain-containing protein, with amino-acid sequence MKKTIYTIFFLCGAFIFSQEKKSDTADMAATKEIQEVILKSQRKKQFADKAVYTFDKEALEKARYAKDLLRTLPELQLDPVANTITSTKGGTTLFLINGIEATDMQIRSVAPSEVIKVEYYDIPPARWATRADTVVNILTRSTETGYVFGADVSTALDTGFVNGSAYANYTKGKNNFGLEYSVNLRDYNDRRVNSIYDYQLNGKHYRSDENRKDHFGYTFQNIALRYTRLVPDDYAFQVKLNMDIFSRFSKGTGQSVFTEDALKEEHAMFKNNGSDYVIPKLDLYYSKKIGEKDELSINVVGSHYTTNTSETASEWIVGSGLSVYDNDMMLKAKQTSLVGELAHTHDFKAGKLSSGYRISRSSISNDLNNLAGYSQYSVNYLEQYFYTEFSGKVDQFSYRIGAGLTNIHNKSAENTFDEWTFTPKVILAYQIKSNQNLRFTSGYNPVSPWSNALSSNVVQLAPNVVQRGNPFLESQQVFSNNLTYSFNNKYFDFNAGLFYRYTNRIINQYYVQDDVLGGYALTYENGKKGQRYGVQLTGSYKPFGNNLLVVKAVITPTSETVRTSSGALIKNDYLGNYFVVSSEYKSFSVQYQINIPVYSLSGAFLNTNENQNNIFVSYKHRNWTFSTGMYWIGMPSEYKTKSLPESLVDYRVHTQIMNNKSMFVLGLSYDFSKGKKTDIQRKLNNETAPAATF; translated from the coding sequence ATGAAAAAAACTATATATACCATTTTCTTCCTTTGTGGAGCTTTCATATTCTCTCAGGAGAAGAAAAGTGATACGGCTGATATGGCGGCTACCAAAGAAATTCAGGAAGTTATTTTAAAATCTCAGCGGAAAAAACAGTTTGCGGATAAAGCGGTTTATACCTTTGATAAAGAGGCTCTTGAGAAAGCCCGGTACGCAAAAGATCTGCTTCGTACTCTTCCGGAGTTACAACTGGATCCGGTAGCGAATACGATTACCAGTACAAAAGGAGGAACAACATTATTTCTTATCAACGGAATTGAAGCTACGGATATGCAGATCCGGAGTGTGGCGCCCAGTGAAGTAATAAAGGTGGAGTATTATGATATACCGCCGGCAAGATGGGCAACACGAGCTGATACTGTAGTGAATATTCTGACAAGGTCTACGGAAACAGGATATGTTTTTGGAGCTGACGTTTCCACAGCTTTGGATACTGGTTTTGTGAATGGATCTGCCTATGCCAATTATACAAAAGGGAAAAATAATTTCGGGTTGGAATATTCCGTGAATCTGAGGGACTATAACGACAGAAGGGTAAACAGTATCTATGATTATCAGCTGAACGGTAAACATTACCGTTCAGACGAAAACAGGAAGGATCATTTCGGCTATACTTTCCAGAATATCGCCTTGCGTTACACCAGGCTCGTTCCTGATGATTATGCTTTTCAGGTAAAGTTGAATATGGATATTTTCAGCAGGTTTTCAAAAGGAACAGGGCAGAGTGTATTTACTGAAGATGCCCTGAAAGAGGAACATGCAATGTTTAAAAATAATGGCTCAGATTATGTAATTCCCAAGCTGGATCTTTACTATTCGAAAAAGATTGGGGAAAAAGATGAGCTGAGCATTAACGTAGTAGGATCTCACTATACTACCAATACTTCCGAAACAGCCAGCGAGTGGATTGTAGGTTCAGGTCTGTCGGTGTATGATAATGATATGATGCTTAAAGCAAAGCAGACGAGCCTGGTAGGAGAGCTGGCCCATACTCATGATTTCAAAGCAGGAAAGCTTTCATCCGGATATCGTATTTCAAGGTCTTCCATTTCCAACGATCTGAATAACCTTGCCGGATATTCCCAATACAGTGTTAATTATCTGGAGCAGTATTTTTATACTGAATTTTCGGGAAAAGTTGATCAATTCAGCTATCGTATCGGTGCAGGTCTTACGAATATTCACAATAAAAGTGCAGAAAATACTTTTGATGAGTGGACTTTTACTCCAAAGGTTATTTTAGCGTATCAGATTAAAAGCAATCAGAATCTTCGCTTTACATCCGGTTACAATCCGGTGAGCCCGTGGAGTAATGCTTTAAGCAGCAATGTGGTACAATTGGCACCCAATGTTGTTCAGAGAGGAAATCCTTTCTTAGAATCTCAACAGGTATTTTCCAATAACCTGACCTATTCTTTTAACAATAAATATTTTGATTTTAATGCGGGATTATTTTACCGTTATACCAACAGGATAATCAATCAGTATTATGTTCAGGATGATGTGTTGGGAGGCTATGCACTTACTTATGAGAATGGTAAAAAAGGACAGCGGTATGGTGTACAGCTTACAGGATCTTATAAACCTTTCGGAAACAATCTGCTTGTAGTAAAAGCTGTGATCACGCCTACTTCTGAAACTGTGAGAACAAGTAGCGGTGCTTTAATTAAAAATGATTATTTAGGAAATTATTTTGTAGTTTCTTCGGAGTATAAATCTTTTTCTGTTCAATATCAGATTAATATTCCGGTGTACAGCCTTAGCGGTGCTTTCCTGAATACGAATGAAAACCAGAATAATATTTTTGTCAGTTACAAACATAGAAACTGGACATTTTCCACAGGAATGTATTGGATAGGAATGCCTTCGGAATATAAAACGAAAAGTCTACCGGAAAGTCTGGTAGATTACAGAGTTCATACTCAGATTATGAATAATAAATCTATGTTTGTATTAGGGCTGAGTTACGATTTCTCCAAAGGAAAAAAGACCGATATCCAGCGAAAGCTTAATAATGAAACAGCCCCTGCAGCAACTTTTTAG